A genome region from Variovorax paradoxus includes the following:
- a CDS encoding 2-hydroxychromene-2-carboxylate isomerase, whose translation MTALDCYYSLSSPWAYLGGPQLQDIVRRHHVRLTLKPYDFQAVVPQTGGIPLKTRPEPRRTYHALELARWSEYLGMPMNLAPAHYPKGAPSDPNWNKYPGWMVIAAQLQGLDAQPLSHALLRALWAEERDTSRAEVRIAVADENGYDGASLQAMEQSAEVLAAYRVNSAEAVEAGVFGAPTFILNGERFWGQDRLPFLDRALDKLRAAR comes from the coding sequence ATGACTGCCCTCGATTGCTACTACAGCCTTTCCTCGCCCTGGGCCTACCTCGGCGGCCCGCAGCTTCAGGACATCGTGCGTCGCCACCATGTGCGGCTCACGCTCAAGCCCTACGACTTCCAGGCGGTGGTGCCGCAGACCGGCGGGATTCCGCTGAAGACGCGGCCCGAGCCGCGCCGCACGTACCACGCGCTGGAGCTCGCCCGCTGGAGCGAGTACCTCGGCATGCCGATGAACCTGGCGCCCGCGCACTACCCCAAGGGCGCACCGAGCGATCCGAACTGGAACAAGTACCCCGGCTGGATGGTGATTGCCGCGCAGCTCCAGGGGCTGGACGCGCAGCCGCTGTCGCATGCGCTGCTGCGCGCGCTGTGGGCCGAGGAGCGCGACACGTCGAGGGCCGAGGTGCGCATCGCCGTGGCCGACGAGAACGGCTACGACGGCGCTTCGCTGCAGGCGATGGAACAGTCGGCCGAGGTGCTCGCCGCCTACCGCGTGAACAGCGCAGAGGCAGTGGAAGCGGGCGTGTTCGGCGCGCCGACCTTCATCCTGAACGGCGAGCGCTTCTGGGGGCAGGACCGGCTGCCGTTCCTCGACCGGGCGCTGGACAAGCTGCGCGCGGCGCGCTGA
- a CDS encoding DUF4303 domain-containing protein translates to MSHWKALEPLVVEDAVRALRRLLDDNPEERFYVAAFHGVYRECDGIIALPSLAANTVSARGDEDRASPDFWDADWNPADWDHELIDYESPALRAAAEAADSAARRGSRADWLQAEKDCFDVLASASRKVREALGGAPPLTPDFVVFVHDEEYATALARRCLGDETFERTFTTEAAADRERARVAALPVAERVAFLIGRLDRFDGAIGAEEAAEQLCAIGAPAVPALLERMRHGKGKDRNDHAWRGARLLGRIGTATPEVLDALKTQMVKSRDEPGRHWAARALAYLGQSDWLLSQLAQADGTGTGAPSDTARAAIEGLCAPYSAFRDRTPLPLDYRPLEALLAGPPATVGAALEILRPGSSYCELRPGEVDEALRGLGSPRAFVRRHAASLCWERGLGTEAGQRLLPALAERLANDDNADVRWEAARSIGAWKHEGQPWHAAVAHAAAHDTNERVRDAAQSVLDGEDD, encoded by the coding sequence ATGAGTCACTGGAAAGCCCTGGAACCGCTGGTCGTCGAGGACGCCGTGCGGGCGTTGCGCCGCCTGCTGGACGACAACCCCGAAGAGCGCTTCTACGTCGCGGCCTTCCACGGCGTGTACCGCGAGTGCGACGGCATCATCGCCCTGCCCTCGCTCGCCGCCAACACCGTCTCCGCGCGCGGGGACGAAGACCGCGCATCGCCCGACTTCTGGGACGCCGACTGGAACCCCGCCGACTGGGACCACGAGCTCATCGACTACGAAAGCCCCGCGCTGCGGGCCGCCGCCGAGGCCGCCGACAGCGCCGCCCGCCGGGGTTCGCGCGCCGACTGGCTGCAGGCCGAAAAAGACTGCTTCGACGTGCTGGCGAGCGCATCGCGGAAGGTGCGCGAAGCGCTGGGCGGCGCACCCCCGCTCACGCCCGATTTCGTGGTCTTCGTGCACGACGAGGAATACGCCACCGCCCTGGCGCGGCGCTGCCTCGGCGACGAAACCTTCGAACGCACCTTCACCACGGAGGCCGCTGCCGACCGCGAACGCGCCCGCGTGGCCGCGCTGCCGGTGGCCGAGCGCGTCGCGTTCCTGATCGGCCGGCTCGACCGCTTCGACGGCGCCATCGGCGCAGAGGAAGCCGCCGAACAGCTTTGTGCCATCGGTGCGCCGGCCGTGCCCGCCTTGCTCGAACGCATGCGGCACGGCAAAGGCAAGGACAGGAACGACCACGCCTGGAGAGGCGCACGGCTGCTGGGCCGCATCGGCACAGCCACGCCCGAAGTGCTGGACGCGCTGAAGACGCAGATGGTGAAGTCGCGCGACGAGCCCGGCCGCCATTGGGCTGCACGCGCCCTAGCCTACCTGGGGCAAAGCGACTGGCTGCTTTCGCAACTCGCGCAGGCCGACGGCACCGGAACAGGCGCCCCCAGCGACACCGCCAGGGCCGCCATCGAAGGCCTGTGCGCGCCTTACTCCGCGTTTCGCGATCGCACGCCGCTGCCGCTCGACTACCGCCCGCTCGAAGCGCTGCTTGCCGGCCCGCCCGCCACGGTCGGCGCGGCGCTCGAGATCCTGCGGCCGGGCAGCAGCTATTGCGAGCTGCGCCCCGGCGAAGTCGACGAAGCGCTGCGCGGCCTCGGCTCGCCGCGTGCCTTCGTGCGCCGCCATGCGGCCAGCCTGTGCTGGGAACGCGGACTGGGCACCGAAGCCGGCCAGCGCCTGCTGCCTGCGCTGGCCGAGCGGCTGGCGAACGACGACAACGCCGATGTGCGCTGGGAAGCCGCGCGCAGCATCGGCGCCTGGAAGCACGAAGGCCAGCCGTGGCACGCGGCCGTCGCGCATGCCGCAGCGCACGACACGAACGAGCGCGTGCGCGACGCCGCGCAGTCGGTGCTCGACGGCGAGGACGACTGA
- the dapF gene encoding diaminopimelate epimerase, with protein MRIRFTKMQGAGNDFVVLDETRGTLGLTAAQYRFLADRHFGVGADQILTVRPSPAAGIDFQYVIHNADGGEVEQCGNGARCFMRFVSEHKLTDKSEVRVQTLAGVIEPRMGADGRVTVDMGAPIFEAARVPFDTAGLDAQPEGSWEKWHLALGTRAGSAIVSVAVLSMGNPHAVQVVDDVEAAPVAEQGPQIEHHPRFPQRVNAGFMQAVSRTDIKLRVFERGAGETLACGTGACAAVVAGIRLGLLERRVDVQTHGGVLTIEWQGEGQPVLMTGPATTVFEGDIEVPELP; from the coding sequence ATGCGAATCCGCTTTACCAAGATGCAGGGGGCCGGCAACGATTTCGTCGTGCTGGACGAAACACGCGGCACGCTGGGCCTCACGGCCGCGCAATACCGCTTTCTGGCCGACCGCCATTTCGGCGTCGGCGCCGACCAGATCCTGACCGTGCGGCCCTCGCCGGCGGCAGGCATCGATTTCCAGTACGTCATCCACAACGCCGACGGCGGCGAGGTGGAGCAGTGCGGCAACGGCGCGCGCTGCTTCATGCGCTTCGTCAGCGAACACAAGCTGACCGACAAGTCCGAGGTGCGCGTGCAGACGCTGGCCGGCGTGATCGAGCCGCGCATGGGCGCCGATGGCCGCGTCACGGTGGACATGGGCGCGCCCATCTTCGAAGCCGCGCGCGTGCCCTTCGACACCGCGGGCCTCGACGCGCAACCCGAAGGTTCCTGGGAGAAGTGGCACCTGGCGCTTGGCACCCGCGCGGGCAGCGCTATTGTTTCGGTAGCGGTGCTGTCCATGGGCAACCCGCACGCGGTGCAGGTGGTCGACGACGTCGAGGCCGCGCCGGTGGCCGAGCAGGGACCGCAGATCGAGCACCACCCGCGCTTTCCGCAGCGGGTGAACGCGGGCTTCATGCAGGCGGTGAGCCGCACGGACATCAAGCTGCGGGTGTTCGAGCGCGGTGCCGGCGAAACGCTGGCCTGCGGCACGGGTGCGTGCGCAGCGGTGGTGGCGGGCATCCGGCTGGGGCTGCTGGAGCGCCGGGTCGACGTGCAGACGCACGGCGGCGTGCTCACGATCGAGTGGCAGGGAGAAGGCCAGCCGGTGCTGATGACCGGGCCGGCCACGACGGTGTTCGAGGGCGACATCGAGGTGCCAGAGCTGCCATGA
- a CDS encoding DUF484 family protein: MTTFTNNNDANAMNPITEDDIANYLANTPDFFERHAQLLAQVQLTSPHGNRAVSLQERQAEMLREKIKALEHRLMDMVRHGTENVVIADRLQRWTKGLLTTRDPRSLPYRIAVDLQSLFLVPQTAIKVWDCTSEYLNEAYAQWVSDDVKALATSLTSPYCGLNSGFEAASWLPEPQAAMSIALIPLRADAESPAFGMLVLASPDAQRFNSEMGTDFLERIAELASGGLSRLRP; the protein is encoded by the coding sequence ATGACCACTTTCACGAACAACAACGACGCCAACGCCATGAACCCGATCACCGAAGACGACATCGCGAACTACCTGGCCAACACCCCCGACTTCTTCGAACGCCATGCCCAGCTGCTGGCGCAGGTTCAGCTCACCAGCCCGCACGGCAACCGCGCCGTGAGCCTGCAGGAGCGCCAGGCCGAGATGCTGCGCGAGAAGATCAAGGCGCTGGAGCACCGCCTGATGGACATGGTGCGCCACGGCACCGAGAACGTGGTGATCGCCGACCGCCTGCAGCGCTGGACCAAGGGCCTGCTGACCACGCGCGACCCGCGCAGCCTGCCGTACCGCATCGCCGTCGACCTGCAGTCGCTGTTCCTGGTGCCGCAGACGGCCATCAAGGTGTGGGACTGCACGAGCGAATACCTCAACGAGGCCTATGCCCAGTGGGTGAGCGACGACGTGAAGGCGCTGGCCACCTCGCTGACCTCGCCCTACTGCGGGCTCAATTCGGGCTTCGAGGCCGCCAGCTGGCTGCCGGAGCCGCAGGCGGCCATGTCGATCGCGCTGATTCCGCTGCGCGCCGACGCCGAGTCGCCGGCCTTCGGCATGCTGGTGCTGGCCTCGCCCGACGCGCAGCGCTTCAATTCCGAGATGGGCACCGACTTTCTCGAGCGCATCGCCGAGCTGGCCTCGGGCGGGCTCTCGCGGCTGCGTCCTTGA
- a CDS encoding YdcF family protein: MKRPRWLRRPWQAALAGVLAGVLLAGVAAYAAIGAFIWWHAETLLAHPPQRPADAALVLGSRAYLDGKPHPCLAGRVDTAVAMARTGLVRQLAFSGGVDSEDGRTEATAMKERAVTAGFAGPMLLEPASTSTRLNLSLSRPLLLAAGVRSVVIVSEPFHLWRIERLVKMSGFDRSFDVQYAAAPTSCWNALGPLSKGALREPAAIVNNAFRGFLF; encoded by the coding sequence TTGAAGCGCCCGCGCTGGTTGCGGCGGCCCTGGCAGGCCGCGCTGGCCGGCGTGCTGGCCGGCGTGCTGCTGGCCGGTGTGGCGGCCTATGCGGCCATCGGCGCCTTCATCTGGTGGCATGCCGAGACGCTGCTGGCGCACCCGCCGCAGCGCCCGGCCGACGCGGCGCTGGTGCTCGGCAGCCGCGCCTACCTCGACGGCAAGCCGCATCCGTGCCTGGCAGGGCGGGTCGACACCGCAGTGGCCATGGCCAGGACCGGCCTGGTGCGCCAGCTCGCGTTCTCGGGCGGCGTCGACTCGGAAGACGGCCGCACCGAGGCGACGGCCATGAAGGAGCGTGCCGTCACGGCGGGCTTTGCCGGGCCGATGCTGCTGGAGCCGGCCTCGACCTCGACGCGGCTCAACCTGTCGCTGTCGCGCCCGCTGCTGCTGGCGGCCGGCGTGCGCAGCGTGGTGATCGTGTCGGAGCCGTTCCACCTGTGGCGCATCGAGCGACTGGTGAAGATGAGCGGTTTCGACCGCAGCTTCGACGTGCAGTACGCGGCGGCGCCCACGTCCTGCTGGAACGCGCTGGGGCCTTTGTCGAAGGGCGCGTTGCGCGAGCCGGCAGCCATCGTGAACAATGCCTTCCGTGGCTTCCTCTTCTGA
- a CDS encoding tyrosine recombinase XerC, producing the protein MASSSEPAVPAASHDAGWIDKYLEHVRVERRLAPRTLELYSFHLKSLVDNAAEAKLPLDRVQTAHVRRWMAKLHASGREPRGIALVLSCWRSFYRWLGHEGLVGFNPVQDVHAPKAGRPLPKALGVDDAVRLAELYDPEADPWTEARDSAIVEVLYGCGLRVSELTGLDAQASGTARGWIDLDALEANVLGKGSKRRIVPVGSKAAEALRDWLAVRGECTGLAVSQAVHPESAAALFISTKGMRMSSHAVWRLLRARSLRAGLAAPVHPHMLRHSFASHVLQSSSDLRAVQELLGHASIATTQVYTRLDFQHLAKVYDAAHPRAKAKPENDK; encoded by the coding sequence GTGGCTTCCTCTTCTGAACCGGCGGTGCCGGCTGCATCCCATGACGCCGGCTGGATCGACAAATACCTCGAGCATGTGCGCGTGGAGCGCCGGCTCGCGCCGCGCACCCTCGAGCTCTACAGCTTCCACCTGAAGTCGCTGGTCGACAACGCCGCCGAGGCGAAGCTGCCGCTGGACCGCGTGCAGACCGCCCACGTGCGCCGCTGGATGGCGAAGCTGCACGCGAGCGGCCGCGAGCCGCGCGGCATCGCGCTGGTGCTGTCATGCTGGCGCAGCTTCTACCGCTGGCTGGGCCATGAGGGCCTGGTCGGTTTCAATCCGGTGCAGGACGTGCACGCGCCCAAGGCCGGCCGGCCACTGCCCAAGGCGCTGGGCGTGGACGACGCAGTGCGCCTCGCCGAGCTGTACGACCCCGAGGCCGACCCGTGGACCGAGGCGCGAGACAGCGCCATCGTCGAGGTGCTCTACGGCTGCGGCCTGCGCGTGAGCGAACTCACGGGGCTCGATGCGCAGGCCAGCGGTACGGCGCGTGGCTGGATCGACCTCGACGCGCTCGAAGCCAACGTGCTCGGCAAGGGCAGCAAGCGCCGCATCGTGCCCGTGGGCAGCAAGGCGGCCGAGGCATTGCGCGACTGGCTCGCGGTGCGCGGCGAGTGCACGGGGCTCGCCGTCTCGCAGGCCGTGCACCCGGAATCGGCGGCCGCGCTCTTCATCAGCACCAAGGGCATGCGCATGTCGTCGCATGCGGTGTGGAGGCTGCTGCGTGCGCGCAGCCTGAGGGCCGGGCTGGCGGCGCCGGTGCACCCGCACATGCTGCGCCACTCGTTCGCGAGCCACGTGCTGCAGTCGAGCAGCGACCTGCGCGCGGTGCAGGAACTGCTGGGCCACGCCAGCATCGCGACCACCCAGGTCTATACGCGGCTGGATTTCCAGCATTTGGCCAAGGTCTACGACGCGGCGCATCCGCGCGCCAAGGCCAAGCCCGAAAACGACAAGTAA
- a CDS encoding class I SAM-dependent rRNA methyltransferase, which translates to MKTLRLKPGKERSMQRRHPWVFESAIARGGADSGETVRVESHDGAFLAWAAFSPDSKIRARAWSFVETQRIDAAFLASVCERAVKARGLFDLQSDGVRVIHGEADGLPGLIVDRYGDTLVAQFLSAGVERWKDALADALLKSTGLTRLYERSDASGREREGLKPVTGWLRGDGPTEIVIREHGWKLSLDIATGHKTGFYLDQRDSRQRFAELAQHRRFRRVLNCFCYTGGFTVAALAGLKAAGALDGAELVSVDSSLPALERARANLALNGFEGHGIRAEFLDANVNTMLREYVDQGRTFDAIVLDPPKFAPTVAHAERAARAYKDINRLAFKILEPGGVLLTFSCSGGISADLFHKIVASAGLDAGVDGYIAERLGAAPDHPMTIEFPEGEYLKGLVVVKKPL; encoded by the coding sequence ATGAAAACACTTCGCCTCAAGCCCGGCAAGGAGCGCTCGATGCAGCGCCGCCATCCCTGGGTCTTCGAATCCGCCATTGCGCGCGGGGGCGCCGATTCGGGCGAGACGGTGCGCGTGGAATCCCACGACGGCGCCTTTCTCGCCTGGGCCGCGTTCAGCCCCGACTCCAAGATCCGCGCGCGCGCCTGGAGCTTCGTCGAGACGCAGCGCATCGACGCGGCCTTCCTGGCCTCGGTGTGCGAGCGCGCGGTGAAGGCCCGCGGCCTGTTCGACCTGCAGAGCGATGGCGTGCGCGTGATCCACGGCGAGGCCGACGGCCTGCCGGGGCTGATCGTCGACCGCTACGGCGACACGCTGGTGGCGCAATTTCTCTCCGCCGGCGTGGAGCGCTGGAAGGACGCGCTGGCCGACGCGCTGCTGAAGTCCACGGGCCTCACCAGGCTCTACGAGCGCTCCGACGCCAGCGGGCGCGAGCGCGAGGGCCTGAAGCCGGTCACGGGGTGGCTGCGCGGCGACGGGCCGACCGAGATCGTCATCCGCGAGCACGGCTGGAAGCTGTCGCTCGACATCGCCACCGGCCACAAGACCGGCTTCTACCTCGACCAGCGCGACAGCCGCCAGCGCTTCGCCGAACTGGCGCAGCACCGGCGCTTTCGCCGTGTGCTGAACTGCTTCTGCTACACGGGCGGCTTCACGGTGGCGGCGCTGGCCGGGCTGAAGGCGGCGGGCGCGCTCGACGGCGCGGAGCTGGTGTCGGTCGACTCGTCGCTGCCGGCGCTGGAACGCGCACGCGCCAACCTGGCGCTCAACGGCTTCGAAGGGCACGGCATCCGGGCGGAATTCCTGGACGCCAATGTCAACACGATGCTGCGCGAGTACGTCGACCAGGGCCGCACCTTCGACGCGATCGTGCTCGACCCGCCCAAGTTCGCGCCCACGGTGGCGCACGCGGAGCGGGCCGCGCGCGCCTACAAGGACATCAACCGGCTGGCATTCAAGATTCTCGAGCCGGGCGGGGTGCTGCTGACCTTCTCGTGCTCTGGCGGCATCAGCGCCGACCTGTTCCACAAGATCGTGGCCTCGGCCGGGCTGGACGCGGGCGTGGACGGCTACATCGCCGAACGCCTGGGCGCGGCGCCGGACCATCCGATGACCATCGAGTTCCCGGAAGGGGAATACCTCAAGGGGCTGGTGGTGGTGAAAAAACCGCTCTGA
- a CDS encoding CobW family GTP-binding protein translates to MALIPATILTGFLGSGKTTLLKRILTEAHGQKIAVIENEFGEENIDSDILVTESKEQIVQMSNGCVCCTIREDLREALQLLAAKKRQGLLDFDRVVIETTGLADPGPVAQTFFMDDEIAESYLLDSILTLVDAKHAPQQLNDRQEARRQVGFADQIFISKSELVSAEETDALIHRLKHMNPRAPQQKAHFGDVPLKDIFDLRGFNLNAKLDIDPDFLKEDDHDHHDHDGHAHAHGEHCDHPSHKHDGHGHHHHTDDDVKSFVYKADRAFDPAKLEDFLGAIVNIYGPRMLRYKGVLNMKGTERKVIFQGVHQLMGSDLGPEWGKDEARQSRMVFIGIELPREILEQGLEQCLV, encoded by the coding sequence ATGGCACTCATTCCCGCGACCATCCTCACCGGCTTCCTCGGCTCGGGCAAGACCACCTTGCTCAAGCGCATCCTGACCGAGGCCCACGGCCAGAAGATCGCGGTCATCGAGAACGAGTTCGGCGAGGAGAACATCGACAGCGACATCCTGGTGACCGAGTCGAAGGAGCAGATCGTGCAGATGAGCAACGGCTGCGTCTGCTGCACCATCCGCGAAGACCTGCGCGAAGCGCTGCAGCTGCTGGCCGCCAAGAAACGCCAGGGCCTGCTCGATTTTGACCGCGTGGTGATCGAGACCACCGGCCTGGCCGACCCCGGCCCGGTGGCGCAGACCTTCTTCATGGACGACGAGATCGCCGAGAGCTACCTGCTCGACTCGATCCTGACGCTGGTGGACGCCAAGCATGCGCCGCAGCAGCTCAACGACCGCCAGGAAGCGCGCCGCCAGGTGGGCTTTGCGGACCAGATCTTCATCAGCAAGAGCGAGCTGGTGTCGGCCGAGGAAACCGATGCGCTGATCCATCGCCTGAAGCACATGAACCCGCGCGCGCCGCAGCAGAAGGCCCACTTCGGCGACGTGCCGCTGAAGGACATCTTCGACCTGCGCGGCTTCAACCTGAACGCAAAGCTCGACATCGACCCCGACTTCCTGAAGGAAGACGACCACGATCACCACGACCACGATGGGCATGCTCACGCGCATGGCGAGCACTGCGACCATCCCTCGCACAAGCACGACGGCCACGGGCACCACCACCACACGGACGACGACGTGAAGAGCTTCGTCTACAAGGCCGACCGCGCCTTCGATCCGGCCAAGCTCGAAGACTTCCTGGGCGCGATCGTCAACATCTACGGCCCGCGCATGCTGCGCTACAAGGGCGTGCTGAATATGAAGGGCACCGAGCGCAAGGTGATCTTCCAGGGCGTGCACCAGCTGATGGGCAGCGACCTGGGTCCGGAATGGGGCAAGGACGAGGCGCGCCAGAGCCGCATGGTGTTCATCGGCATCGAGCTGCCGCGCGAGATCCTGGAGCAGGGGCTGGAGCAGTGCCTGGTCTGA
- a CDS encoding YdgA family protein, whose product MSKKAVLGVGILAAAIAVAYGGSTWWAGSQVKSRYDTALDELPKQTALVRVIDRQYDRGFFGAVSTVTLEIGCAADAAAVAQAPAKPAKPEGAEEDESEEDEAEADATPPKPIRFTLRDTIHHGPLAGGSLAAATIDSELVLDAKTQADAKKLFGDAKPLTARTKVGFDGGFTTDMTVAPARFAEEGKGQLAWQGAQARMQVNASRTQVHYDMTLPGLDFSDTRSGVTMKMGKLTANADMDSSAGWFLVTGKTTGKLDTLEFAVKKKKAAGEDAETPAIDPVKALPTLVLQGLDLSGDATLKDGLYASGGTLKGSGKIGETKIDRFEMTSGARRIHAATYRKLADAWMQSSAANGCGKGGNKAAQAAMKALADQLAPDLKSMAKYSPEGGVDKMLVEIDGKRGEVSYSVSMTGVTDEDLQLPGTALLMKRGVLKANARLPVKWLEKMAETGAQTGQTPPPEMVAGLVEQGEEQGYVKRDGDDVTGQVEFSDGSLKINGKPLGELGK is encoded by the coding sequence TTGAGCAAGAAAGCAGTTTTGGGAGTGGGAATCCTGGCCGCGGCCATCGCGGTGGCCTACGGCGGCAGCACCTGGTGGGCCGGTTCGCAGGTCAAGTCGCGCTACGACACGGCGCTCGACGAGTTGCCCAAGCAGACCGCACTGGTGCGCGTGATCGACCGCCAGTACGACCGCGGCTTCTTCGGCGCCGTCAGCACCGTGACGCTCGAGATCGGCTGCGCGGCCGATGCCGCCGCCGTCGCGCAGGCGCCCGCCAAGCCGGCCAAGCCCGAAGGCGCCGAGGAGGACGAATCGGAGGAAGACGAGGCAGAAGCCGACGCCACGCCGCCCAAGCCGATCCGCTTCACCCTCCGCGACACCATTCACCACGGCCCGCTGGCCGGCGGCTCGCTGGCGGCGGCCACCATCGACAGCGAACTGGTGCTCGACGCCAAGACGCAGGCCGACGCGAAGAAGCTATTCGGCGACGCCAAGCCCCTCACCGCCCGCACCAAGGTCGGCTTCGACGGCGGCTTCACCACCGACATGACCGTCGCGCCCGCCAGGTTCGCCGAGGAAGGCAAGGGCCAGCTCGCCTGGCAGGGCGCACAGGCGCGCATGCAGGTCAACGCCAGCCGCACCCAGGTGCACTACGACATGACGCTGCCCGGCCTGGACTTCAGCGACACGCGCAGCGGCGTGACCATGAAGATGGGCAAGCTCACCGCCAACGCCGACATGGACAGCAGCGCCGGCTGGTTCCTGGTCACAGGCAAGACCACGGGCAAGCTCGACACGCTCGAATTCGCCGTCAAGAAGAAGAAAGCGGCCGGGGAAGATGCCGAGACGCCCGCCATCGACCCGGTCAAGGCCCTGCCCACCCTGGTGCTCCAGGGCCTGGACCTGTCGGGCGACGCCACCCTCAAGGACGGCCTCTATGCCTCCGGCGGCACGCTCAAGGGCAGCGGCAAGATCGGCGAGACGAAGATCGACAGGTTCGAGATGACCAGCGGCGCACGGCGCATCCATGCCGCCACCTACCGGAAGCTGGCCGACGCCTGGATGCAGTCCAGCGCCGCCAACGGCTGCGGCAAGGGTGGCAACAAGGCCGCGCAGGCGGCCATGAAGGCGCTGGCCGACCAGCTCGCTCCCGACCTGAAGAGCATGGCCAAGTACAGCCCCGAGGGCGGCGTCGACAAGATGCTGGTCGAGATCGACGGCAAGCGCGGCGAGGTCAGCTACTCGGTGAGCATGACCGGCGTGACCGACGAAGACCTGCAGCTGCCCGGCACCGCCCTGCTCATGAAGCGCGGCGTGCTCAAGGCCAACGCCCGCCTGCCCGTGAAGTGGCTCGAGAAGATGGCCGAGACCGGCGCCCAGACCGGCCAGACGCCGCCGCCCGAGATGGTGGCCGGCTTGGTCGAACAGGGCGAGGAACAGGGCTACGTCAAGCGCGACGGCGACGACGTGACCGGCCAGGTCGAGTTCAGCGACGGCAGCCTGAAGATCAACGGCAAGCCGCTGGGCGAACTGGGCAAGTAA
- the dksA gene encoding RNA polymerase-binding protein DksA, producing the protein MKKPAAKATPATKPAVKKAPAAKQAVPAARKVSSAAHDTGAKETSASKKPAVPTAKAETAATKKSAKPATAATKTAGAGPSSSKPVGRPAAVPSVPSSPMKKTAAASTSAPATPSMPAQTATPAPARGGRVSRLSQLTVPSMPQSVASTAAKSSFSQAPSNALVPPPPLAVKKDPKLANNWKTKSANELTDAEVIAMPDDEYMNEKQMAFFRLKLEELKRGILENAGETTEHLREDTVVVPDPADRATIEEEHALELRTRDRERKLLKKIEQSIQRIDAGDYGYCDETGEPIGVGRLLARPTATLSLEAQQRRELKQKMFGD; encoded by the coding sequence GTGAAGAAACCCGCCGCAAAGGCCACGCCCGCCACCAAGCCCGCCGTCAAGAAGGCGCCGGCTGCGAAGCAGGCTGTACCTGCGGCCAGGAAGGTTTCCTCCGCTGCACATGACACCGGCGCGAAAGAGACAAGCGCATCCAAAAAGCCCGCAGTACCCACGGCCAAGGCCGAGACCGCTGCGACCAAGAAGTCCGCCAAGCCTGCTACTGCCGCCACCAAGACCGCAGGCGCGGGTCCATCGTCATCCAAACCCGTCGGCCGCCCTGCTGCCGTTCCTTCCGTCCCCTCGAGTCCCATGAAAAAAACGGCTGCCGCCTCCACTTCCGCCCCGGCGACACCCTCGATGCCCGCTCAAACCGCCACGCCCGCTCCCGCGCGTGGTGGCCGCGTGTCCCGGCTGTCGCAACTGACCGTTCCCTCGATGCCGCAATCCGTGGCGTCGACCGCGGCCAAGTCCAGTTTCTCGCAGGCGCCTTCCAATGCGCTGGTGCCGCCGCCGCCGCTGGCCGTCAAGAAAGATCCCAAGCTGGCCAACAACTGGAAGACCAAGTCCGCCAACGAGCTGACCGATGCCGAAGTCATCGCCATGCCCGATGACGAGTACATGAACGAAAAGCAGATGGCCTTCTTCCGCCTGAAGCTCGAAGAACTCAAGCGCGGCATCCTCGAGAACGCCGGCGAGACCACCGAGCACCTGCGCGAAGACACGGTGGTGGTGCCCGATCCGGCCGACCGCGCCACCATCGAGGAAGAACACGCCCTCGAACTGCGCACGCGCGACCGCGAGCGCAAGCTGCTCAAGAAGATCGAACAGTCGATCCAGCGCATCGACGCCGGCGACTACGGCTACTGCGACGAGACCGGCGAACCCATCGGCGTCGGCCGCCTGCTGGCCCGCCCGACCGCCACGCTGTCGCTCGAAGCGCAGCAGCGCCGCGAGCTCAAGCAGAAGATGTTCGGGGATTGA